The Nitrospiria bacterium genomic interval TACCCAAAATGAGGCGTTTTCATGTGGTTGGAATTTTTGATTCGGGAATGTATGAATATGACTCCTCATTGGCCTATATTTCCCTTCCCTCCGCCCAGGAATTTTTTGATATGGGGGACACCGTTACCGGTCTTGAAATTAAAGTCGATGATATTTTTATTGCCGATCAGGTTGCCACATCGATCCAAAGTAAACTGGGTTTCCCCTACGGGGCACGGGACTGGATGCAAATGAATCGAAATCTTTTTTCCGCCCTGAAGCTGGAAAAGATCATGATGTTCATCATTCTGGTTTTAATTATTCTTGTGGCATCCTTTAACATCGTCAGCACCTTGACCATGATTGTGGTGGAGAAGAGCCGGGAAATAGCCATATTAAAAGCCATGGGGGCCAATCGCCGTGGAATCATGAGAATTTTTATGATCGACGGTCTGATTATCGGTTTGGTCGGGACTGCAATCGGAATCCCTTTGGGATATGGGGTGTGCCAGATCTTTCAAAACTTTATTACCCTTCCAAGTGATGTTTACTATATCAGTCATATTCCGGTAATCATTCGGGCGTGGGATATCTCCCTGGTTTCTTTTTCCGCCATTTTGATTAGTTTTCTTGCAACCCTCTACCCTTCTTTTCAAGCGGCAAAATTAGAGCCTACCGAAGCTCTTCGCTATGAATAACCCCCTGGTAAAAATCGTGGATTTATACAAGTGGTTTTCCCTCGAAAATAGGGAAATTCCCGTTCTCAATGGGGTTGAAATGGAAATCCAAAAGGGGGAACTTCTTTGTATTGTGGGAGCATCCGGGGCAGGAAAAAGCACCCTTCTCCATATCCTGGGCGGGTTGGACCGGCCGAGCTCCGGAAAGGTCCTTTTTGACGGAGAGGACATTTCCCGTTTCTCTGAATCCCAAATGGCCCAGTTTCGAAATAAAAAACTCGGGTTTGTTTTTCAATTTCATCATCT includes:
- a CDS encoding lipoprotein-releasing ABC transporter permease subunit is translated as MKFSYEFFIALRYLKAKRKRRSISLNTFISMGGVTLGVAALIATLAVMTGFSEDLREKIVGTTSHIVVMDRTRDGVSNYRDLLTQVLEVPHVVSAAPFVYSQVLLTSEVGVSGVVIRGIDPDIEGTVTELPSYMREGKLNLLKDEPVDPETGIPQRGIILGKELAGKLGAFFGEEITVISPSSVVGPFGMVPKMRRFHVVGIFDSGMYEYDSSLAYISLPSAQEFFDMGDTVTGLEIKVDDIFIADQVATSIQSKLGFPYGARDWMQMNRNLFSALKLEKIMMFIILVLIILVASFNIVSTLTMIVVEKSREIAILKAMGANRRGIMRIFMIDGLIIGLVGTAIGIPLGYGVCQIFQNFITLPSDVYYISHIPVIIRAWDISLVSFSAILISFLATLYPSFQAAKLEPTEALRYE